The Chryseobacterium sp. G0186 genome includes the window TGATGCAGTAAAGTTTTTATATGACAAAATAATGCCCATCGTTTGGAAAACCAATCCTGAACTGGAAGTACGTGTCATTGGAAATGTTGCCGACAAGCTCGATATCAAACAATATCCTAAGTTTAAATTTCTAGGTTTTGTGGAAAGTATAGAAGAGCATTTCATGAATTCCAGAATTATGGTGGCCCCTTTAAGGTTTGGAGCCGGTGTGAAAGGAAAAATCGGACAGGCCTTTGAATATTTCTTTCCAGTGGTTACCACAGATATCGGAGCTGAAGGAATGCAGTTGACAGATCAAAAAAATGTACTGATTGCCAATGATGAAAATAGTTTTGCAAACGCTATTCTTCAGCTTAACAACAATGAAGAACTTTGGAATACACTAAGCAGACATTCTGTTGACAGCTTGAAGCCTTTCTCTATAGAAGCTGTAAGTACCACATTGAAAAAACTTTAACCAATTAATTATGAATGATTTTCTAGTAAGCATCATTGTTCCTTGCTATAATGCATCATACTATATAAAGGAAGTTCTTGAGAGCCTCCAAAACCAATCCTACAAAAACATTGAGTGTATCATCATTAACGATGGAAGTGCAGATGATACCTTGGATATAATTAATACTTTTTCTGACCCACGATTCAAGGTTTATAGCCAGAAAAACAAAGGTCTCTCCGATACCCGTAACTTTGGAATGGAAGAAGCTACAGGAGATCTTATATTTTTTTGTGACAGTGATGACAGTCTTCCCTCCAATGCCATAGAATCTCTGCTATCCGCCCATACCGGTAAAGAAGATATTATTGTAGGAAAAACAGCCCTTGTATCCTGGGAAGAAAAAAAGACTCTGTCATACTTACCTCATCTGGAAAAAAAACAGACTATTGAGAATAGCCATTCTGAGGTTCTTATCAAAAACATAACCGAAGGATTAAGTCCAATGGCTCAAAATAAGCTTTACAAAACAGATTTTTTGAAAAAAAACAGCTTACAATTCCTGAGCAAAATTTATCATGAGGATGAACTTTGGTTTTTTGAGGTCATGTTTGCCGCAAAAAATGTCACTTTTATCCCTGATGTCACTTACCACTATACGGCAGATAACTCTCAGTCGATTACCAAAAAAAACAGTGACAAAAATCTCCTTGGGTATCTTAGCGTGATCAAAACTATTTACGAAAAATATTATCTGAACTTTCCTGATCAGAGTATCATTGCTTATTATATCGTTTATCTGAAAAAAATTATCATTGGAAATTATAAGCACCATGGAAATTACTCTTCGGAAGCCATTCAAGAAATGGAAAAAACATTCCGTGAAGTAAATCCAAAATTTAATGATAATATTGAGCTGAGTAATACTGAAAAAAAGTATTTTAAGTTTCTCAATAATGTAAGTTTAAAAGATGCTGAAACGATAAAAAAGGAATATTTCAATCTCCCTGTCAACAGTCTCAGAAAGCATTATAAATTATTATTATTCAGTATTTTTAATTCAAAATAAATAACGTGGTAAAGAAAGGAAAGTTTCTTTTGGTAATGCCTGATTACTCTGATTTCCCCAAACTATTTTTAGATAATTTGGAAAAAGAGGGATTTGAAACCTCCCTGATTACAGATAAAGTTTCAAAATTCAATTACAAAGGTACTGAAAGTGTAAAAAATTTCTTCGTTAAAAACATTCTCAGAAATAAGGAATACAAACAGGATCTTATTAACAAACACTTTCTTGAGGATCTTAACAAAAGTGTTTCGGCTATTGAAGGGAAATTAGACTATATTTTGGTGATTCGCCCCGATATTTTCCCGATTC containing:
- a CDS encoding glycosyltransferase family 2 protein, with the protein product MNDFLVSIIVPCYNASYYIKEVLESLQNQSYKNIECIIINDGSADDTLDIINTFSDPRFKVYSQKNKGLSDTRNFGMEEATGDLIFFCDSDDSLPSNAIESLLSAHTGKEDIIVGKTALVSWEEKKTLSYLPHLEKKQTIENSHSEVLIKNITEGLSPMAQNKLYKTDFLKKNSLQFLSKIYHEDELWFFEVMFAAKNVTFIPDVTYHYTADNSQSITKKNSDKNLLGYLSVIKTIYEKYYLNFPDQSIIAYYIVYLKKIIIGNYKHHGNYSSEAIQEMEKTFREVNPKFNDNIELSNTEKKYFKFLNNVSLKDAETIKKEYFNLPVNSLRKHYKLLLFSIFNSK